From Zea mays cultivar B73 chromosome 3, Zm-B73-REFERENCE-NAM-5.0, whole genome shotgun sequence:
ATGTTCTCTTCTCTTGTGTGCTCCCAGTTTTATTGGCGAAGGCTTAATCTTGCATCAGATGTTGCTGCTTCCCAAGTCGTGGGGGTCATGTCAAATTGTCAACGATTGTTGGTAGTCATGTACTCATGTTCAATGTTAGATGTCTCCCATGTCTCAGCAACATAAATCCACATCATCTCCATCTCTTCTCCTCTCCCCTGTACCTCACTACAACCCTTCGGATCTGTGGTGTACTGCCGAGTGGAGTGGTGACCCAGACAGAATCGAGATGTTGACCTTGCTTGACCCGACCCTTGATTTGGATGTCCTGGGGTTGCAGAATGCGCCCGATCCTGACCACAGTGATCTTTCTTGCTTTTTTTAGTCTGCAACAAGTTGTGTTCAGTAAAGCTAACTTTGGGACATTATTGGATGTATCCACATGTTTTAATCATCTTCCATACATCATATCAGTTTTAGCATTTTCGCCTCCTCCATGGTCTGTGCTCTACTGAGATGTTCTGGTAAGAGTCCTAATTTGTTCTTATGGTGTATGCAATACATCTGGAGTCTGGAGCACAGTTTCCACGTAAACTAAAAAGGTTACTGTTATGCTAATAGGAATATGCAGTTGACACATACGTCCTCTGAGTTCCACGCACGCTGTACTCTTCCTAGTGTTCAATTCCTTACAGAGGTTGTCTAGATATGAATGTTGATACTTTTGTGTAACATGTTTATCAGTACATAATTACATATCTTTTTTATTTTGTTTATTTAACTGTGATAGCATATTGTTACTGTTTAACTCTTTATTTTATTCAGCATACTGCTTTCTTGATGCTTGGTCATCCAGTGTGATTTTATGTATATGTCTGATTTTTCCAGGCTCGATGATCTCATAGTAGAAGCTATAAGGAAGCTTAACGAGCCATCTGGGTCCAATAAGGCAGTCATTTCTGGATATATTGAGGTTTGTGGATATAAATTTATAGTGTGCTCACTTGTTTTTTGTTTGTTTTGTTTAACTTAAATCAGCTGTCCTACTAATTCTTTTCTGGTCATTGCTGTCTGTAATGGGAATATTTGTCTCATCCTTCTGTATGAACCATCTCTGCTGAATTTTTGCTAGCTTGGGACAATCATTTATTACTTTTTTTGGGGGTATGGATTTAACTTAATTGTCTATATATTAGGACCAATACTGGCCGCCTGCTGATTTTCAATACCTGCTATCTACAAAATTGAAGTCATTGGTTAATTCTGGAAAATTAATCAAGGTCTGTCCCTCCCTCCTACCCTGGCTAGTCTTTTTAGGAATAAAGTGGGGCCTTCAAGCTGCATACTATTTGAATCGTGATTGTAGGTAAACCAAAAGTACAGAATTGCACCAAGTTCTTCCTTGGGCGGAATAAGCACTAAGGTATCCTCTTCTGAAGGGATGAACACAGAAAATAATAATGTTAAACGGCTAACTAAGCCTCAAGTGGTTGCTGAACTGGAGAAGATGAAAGGCATGACCAGGGAAGAGGCTGCTGCCTTTGCTGCCAAGGCAGTTGCCGAGGCAGAAGTAGCAATGGCAGAAGCTGAGGAAGCAGCAAGAGTTGCAGAGGCTGCAGAAAATGATGCTGAAGctgcaaaggcttttcttgatgcTGTCATTTTGTCAATGAGAAACAGGAACGCTGCTTCCATGGTATAGTGAACCCGCCCTTTGTTATTGTATAGCTGGTACATGAACTCTACAACTGATAACCCTTCTATAAATGCAGATACTTCGAGCTTGCTGATCCTTTACCCATGCAGCACACCGATGTTCTGCTGCAAAGATTTTCTGGATAGACGAGTTTCTTGTATAGCCTTATAGATCATGGCGGGTTTTCAACAGCTTGCTGTTGTCCTGTGCTGTGCAGCCAATCGACAACATGATAACAAGAATGATCGAGAAAGTAGTCTTCATTTTTTTTTGTTTCCCATTGTGTTGCTTTGTAATTAAACTATAGCCTTTTCCCTTCATTAGTTGATGAAGTGATGTCGTCTAATAGAACAACTGTAGTGAAAAGAAAATGTCAGAAAGCCGCCTTAGTTAATGCAAATTGCTGTGATAGTATTTTTGCAGAAATGATTATATGGTGACAGCGTTTAAGATTATAACTGCCTTGCAGTTGCCGTCGATTATATGCCTGTAATagctagtttgggaactccatTTTTCTAAGAGATTTTTTTTATTTAGAAAAATATAACACCTTAGTAAAAtgaggtttccaaactagccctaagattGACAACTTCCCTTTGGATACCAGCAAAACTGTACAGCACAAAATGGTGTTTCGTAATCATCTCGTTACATCTGGTTCTGGTTTAGTTAACTTGTGCCTGGATGTAAATTTGATTGGGGCTGCTGTGTTTCTATCCCTAGATGGAATTGGAATTATGATTTTACATATTTAGGTCTTTTTAAAAAcgaaaaacaagtttaagcttgttCGGTTAGAGTGACTTGATGGTGTGAAATATAGGGACAAAAATTATAATTGTTCTTCGTTTACAATTGTGATTTTGCCTCTACTTTTGAATTTGACTTTTATGTAATGTGATTTTGTCTCTGTGTTTCACACTAAGTGCTTGACAAAACAAAGCTAAATTTATTCTTCGTTTTTAAAAAGGATGTCCGAAATCACAATTCACAAAGTTGAATTTCATATGTTAAAATCACAATCGCACTTCCATCCAAGGACAAAAACACAACAACCCCAATTTAATTTGTTTAGGACATGAATTGCAGCAGCCCTCTGAGCGTTAGTACACCATAAATCACAATTGAGATGAGGACTACCATGTGTCACCATTGTCGCCTCAAGCACCACCACCGAGGCATAGAGAGTAGTAGGGGATGTTAGTTAATCAGTTGAATTGTGAAACCGAGCGTAGAGAGTAGTGCCGACAAGCTGAGGCACAACGACGCTAGATAGACATGATGCTTATTTTGTTCGAGACCATCTAGGTTCAACATGATCAATTCTAGCGGTAACTGCAAGCCAATCGTGCACATTAATTTGCATTCATTAACATGACTTGTAGCACCATCATCACCACTATGAATGTTTCCTCCTGCCTCCTTATAGACACATGTGTCTCTAACGATATAGTCTGGTGGACTTCAAGGCTAGTGTTTGTACCAATTTGCATCACTAGTTTACCCTATGACACTAGACTTATCCTCACCAATACAAGGTGCGATAGTGTCAGTCATGATTGTCATTGTCACGGGCCATACCTATCACCACCCTACTGACACCATCTGTCACTGTCATGATTGCCATTGCATCACCTACACTGATAGTGTCAGTCAGTCAGGTCATTGGAGCTCCACCTTAGATGTTTTGCCTACAACACCAGAGCCTTTAGTTTAAGTAACTTCCTTAACTAGCACCTTTGAGACACTTCTTTTGCCAGTAGCGTCGTCAAATCTCTCGTAGCCTATTGCAACTCCTCGAGTCAGTCAGCCAACACCAGAGATAGAGCTTGAGCTAGCATCTACTGGACAAACAATAACTTCTAACTCTGATGAGGATGCCCTTGTTAGTTCGagtcactagtacaatttggctctatacaagcggtaggatttttacatcacatgcggttcggttagaaaaccgcctgtgatgtcccaggcggtttagtacgcctgtgatgtaatagtatcacaagcggtttttgtttaggaccgcctgtgatgctctatccttttcacaagcggaccctaagacaaaaccgcctgtgattgtaaaattatgaaaatacaatttaaatatgaaaataattttaatttttaacagaaatatgcaaatacaatttaaatgaattaatatttaatttttaacaataatatgcaaatacaatttaaatgaattataatagcacacatagataactagagagattttaaattaattggcaaccacaattcatagtcgatcatacatgataacaaatacaatttgattcatacaatttttcatgaactaccatttttccgcatgtatggctttaagttcttatcaattttcttttccacacgcttgattctctctggaccgttaaagacgaacatctcttcatacttattgtattcctcatcttggtctcccacattctcaactccaacaattttttgctttccagaaataactacatgcatcttctcatctgctggatcgagtacatagaacacttgtgcaacacattcggcgagaacccacgggtcatctttatatcctactttctttaagtctaccagtgtgagtccgtagttatccactatcacccccacgggatgttgtacccattggcacttaaacaagggtattttcatgcttgggccataatcaagttcccatatttcctctatgaatccaaaatatgtggtcttctgtccatgtaggtcaaaagcatcgatacgaacaccgctattttgtgcaacacttttcatgtcttttgatttagtgtagaatgtgtacccattgatgtcatatgcttgccatgatgtcacaaaacacgatggcccagaagctaaattcttcattgttttctcatccgaagagtctccgaatgggatgtttttgtccattaaccattcgctgaaacgatgtttgtgctccctcatgatccagtcctctgtgcggttctgattttctttacgaagctcattcaggtgttcctctatgtaaggctcggctatcgtgagatgttgtagtacactaccatgagcacaatgtactagtttgtaatcctcaacgcgaaaagttttcttgcccattctccctctcccacatagtttaccctcatgtttaggtacaggcacacctatcattgttccgtcactgatgtaatctatacagctctcaatcacttcttctgtagtgtatccctccatgattgaaccctctgggtgagcgcgatttcgcacataaccttttaatactcccaggtatcgctccaactgaaacatatgatgtaaatatagtggccctaatatttttatctgatccacgagatgtatgattaggtgtacttgcatatcaaaaaatgatggaggaaaacacatttcaagcttgcacatagtctcgatgatgtatgcctttagatagtccaagtcttctaaagctattactttttgtgaaaccgcattgaaaaagtaacacaagcgtgtgatgacaactttgacatgctctgttttgagggctcttaccgcaattgggaggaacaccgtcatcatcacatgacagtcatgagagttgtagccaaatagagacaagtccttcatcctgactagtctgctgatattggatgagaaacctgtgggcactttgaccccacgcaaacatttgcaaatctttgttctctcctcaactgacaagttgtagctagctggggggaggtaaggcttccctttgccactatccactggatgaagttccggtctgatttgaagatctactagatcattgcgtgatttaagtccgtcttttgtcttactcggcatgcccaacaaggttccaatgatgctgtcaaaaacattttttgttacatgcatcaaatcaatgctgtggcaaatttccatatccttccagtatgggaggtacttgaaaaatattgattgcttcttgaaagttgtgtaagttgaagggtcagttctctttctcttttctcctttgttttttccctttccgaatacaacatgaatgttctttacaatttcaaaaacaagtttcccactataaggctttggtgcaccttcactttccagttgattgttaaattcctctttcatctttcggtacttatgctgcttcatcaagaaccgtctgtgtcccatgaacaccaacttcttggatgatttaaggtacatggaagcagttccatcgacgcacactacacaaccattctttcctttagtcttttgccctgatagtgtggcgccaccgggagaatcatggatggtaacaaatataattgctcttaagttgaaatactcacggcaatactcatcccatattctaactccttcattccagagctttgtcatatcttccataagaggttctaggaacacatcaatatcaacaccagctgatttcggaccttgaataagaatagtcaacataatatactttcttttgtgacacagccatgatggaaggttgtacatcgttaaagtcacgggccaggtgctatgtacacttcttttttcaccaaatggattcattccgtctgtacccaaagcaaatcttacatttctggtttctttggcaaactcaggatacataagatcgaaatttttccattgtgatgcatcagcagggtgtcgaatctgtttgttattctgcttgcgattttcagcatgccaacgcataagctcagcctccctagggtttgagaacaaacgttttaagcgatcaattactggaagataccacatcaccaaagctgggttctttgacttctttttcccatccatgtcatcaaaagtgtcatcgtcactttcaggtccaatagtggatttcttgtttttatttttcttcgggaatttttttacacagtcttgattgtagctcttcttgtatcgactgacattgcaaactgggcatcttgatgcgttctcaaaatcgccacgatacagaatacaatggttcggacatgcatgaattttttgcacacccagagctatgggagatataagcttcttcgctttataagtgcttgttggtagtttgttgggttttggtagtaattgagacagaaaattcaaaagatctgtgaagctagtatcagaccatccggcgctagccttcaacttcagaagttctagaactgtacgcagtgtagtaaactctttgtcacaaccctttgattcatcatataaaggttcttttgaggcactttctagtccctccattttagatagctctttctgcgatcccacagaacttaacatttctggttccatatggcgcaacatctcttcacaatcaaattctttaaattcttgattagcatccacattatccacttcaccatcaactttaagatctaaaattccgacaactctctcgtcattaccagacacttcacacggatccaactcaccatgttctgaccatatcgtgtaattgtttttaaaccctctttttagcagatgtgattggattactcctatatctctctaagctatcttattatcacaatcgatgcacggacataatatctccttgctctttcgcaaattcgcgtgcttgttggccgcttcaataaagcttctcaaatttcgaatgtacgacggatgtggtcttggcacattgtacatccaacctcggtccgccattacctatccctatattgattaacgtcaatatcgatatgtaacatgaaaaaataaatgttcataaaagtgaaacaagatcatatcGAGATGTACCTAGTATATGAGACAAAAAATtttaaaatatccctaattaattgaatttaatccctaaatcatgaacgaattaatgtgcatgaaaatgaaacaagattgcagcaatataggtaccttgaggtgagacaactcttcaaaaaaaatctttaaatcagatcaactacaagtctaaatcttggaattcctgagtttttcttcaattccggtctatattacaaaattgaggcaaaaaatcgtatcaaaatgagaaataaaacaaacggagatcatatatatgcataaactcttgaaatcaagcccgaaaatcaaaaacaaaaccttttccccgtagatcaaaaaaatccgccgccgctacagtagtgtgcagcctagcggcgtcgggctccggaagttagggttcctgcgctggaaccgagccttttatactacatacacatcacaggcggattttaagaaaaaccgcttgtgatgtataacatcacaagcggttttctatttcgaccgcctgtgatttttacatatcacaggcggtcgacatagaaaaccgcttgtgatgttatacatcacaagcggtctttcttaaaatccgcctgtgatgtgtttactatataaaagcgtcggtacggtggcttagggtttagtgttttcgcccggagctgatactacgccgccaggctgctgcgccgccgttcccgtccccgtccccgtctccgagccgtgagcgccctccacgccgccgccgagcccgagcccaaccaccaccgtctccgagctggcgggcgcccgtccccgtccccgagcgccaccgtctccgaggcGCCCTccaccccgtccccgagcccgagcgccgccgagcccatctccgagtgcgccaccgtccccttccccgtccccgagcccgagcgccgccgagcccatctccgagtgcgccaccgtccccttccccgtacccgagcccgagcgcgccgccgtgcccatctccgagtgcgccaccgtccccttccccgtccccgagcccaagcgccaccgtctccgaggccaagcgccaccgtccccgtcctcgagcccgagcgccgccgagcccgagcgccgagtgcaccgccgtgcccatctccgagccctcggtgcactccttgatcatgccttaattacttgttaaaaattcatgccttcattacttgtttttgctagtcctgccttaattattgttaatcttatattgttaatgttggtcattatgcttatattgttggtgttttcacttacatattttgttaaggtcatcatttttgctttagtagcttgtatcccttgtgattaaatgttggtaattatgcttatgaagaattttgtcatggatagttgatgcaactactaggacccctgccttaattattgttaatcttatattgttaatgttggtcattatgcttatattgttggtgttttcacttacatattttgttaaggtcaccatttttgctttagtagcttgtatcccttgtgattaaatgttggtaattatgcttatgaagaattttgtcatggatagttgatgcaactactaggacccctgccttaattattgttaatcttatattgttaatgttggtcattatgcttatattgttggtgttttcacttacatattttgttaaggtcaccatttttgctttagtagcttgtatcccttgtgattaaatgttggtaattatgcttatgaagaattttgtcatggatagttgatgcaactactaggaccccttcttggtagaaaatctccatagtgattggggaaacaagtctatttttagtgtttatggccacatacatcatggaagtacatagccatggcaatgttattatctccctatgttataagacttgttcttatctcccttcttagttttttgactacctatctttgcttcccaaccctatgttataagacttgttcttatctcccatctttgacttgttcatagccatgacaatgttatttggacccctctttttgccctataagccacatccttgttttccctctgatccctgcctttgttgcgatctcaatgttgattgtgaggcttggccattttcagttttagagatggaaaaagagccacttgacatggttgagagctcagttcgagtcatcgagacacatgttgacatcattcgcagtctagtgactgatggggttgtggatactagtgaaccggaatcagtgtacacacttaagaccactttgtttcaaattggagatgtatgcgacatgcttgagaagtgtgctctgtccatcaaaaagtatgctgactccaagagggctaaaattattcaagatgaagccctgcaatatgctgaagatgatgatgaagctgcagatgatttggaggaactcccaagcccagatctccttactcaagccgacatattggaaaaatattttggaattgagtatgatagcgaccagtcaaggggttgttgatgtttagtcctaaacaacacgatatgagtatcgtaggtttcactcttagagataatgtattttgtatgaacctcttagagagtgtcaagtcaatgaactatcttcgagtactattgggaagtgtatctctttgatgtatttttttctagtgatatcgatggtgccgagtagcaccaaatttggacttgtgtccatatctatagatgctagtagttgagcactagctcCTACAATCTTAAGTGTgtagaccccaagaagagattaagtcctgtagtctaccacctcccgttatttgtgagcttcaccgatggctggaaacatttggtgatagcaaacgaccttcgggttgaagacgtctgcgagcttgttaaggggccagacgatggtgagccggtgtactatgcctgatgtgtggtcacaaaattaaaagctgccccggctgcatgtgtgtgcttctcttctcttaggtgggtcgctaagtgatcttagtagccgacataagagaagagaagcgcacagatgaagccggggcggctttaaattttgtgaccacacatccggacagagtacaccggctcaccatcgtctggccccttaacaagctcgcagacgtccccagcccgaaggtcgtttgatgtcaccaaatgtttcccgccctcggtgaagcccacaaataacgggaggtggtagtccACAGGGCTTAATAtcttcttggggtcctacagggcttaatctcttcttggggtccttcagcatggctgtgatgttataatgctgaagtaccccaagaagagattaagccctgtagtctaccacctcccgttatttgtgggcttcaccgatggctggaaacatttggtgatagcaaacgaccttcgggctgaagacgtctgcgagcttgttaagaggccagacgatgttgagccggtgtactatgtccggatgtgtggtcacaaaattaaaagctgccccggctgcatgtgtgtgcttctcttctcttaggtgagtcgctaagtgatcttagtagccgacataagagaagagaagcgcacagatgaagctggggcggctttaaattttgtgaccacacatccggacagagtacaccggctcaccatcgtctggccccttaacaagctcgcagacgtccccagcccgaaggtcgtttgatgtcaccaaatgtttcccgccctcggtgaagcccacaaataacgagaggtggtagactatagggcataatctcttcttggggtccttcagcattataacatcacagccatgccttctctgtctaactgcattggaaagtgccttttctccaagttcccttattgatggaaccagtatatcacactaacagtatatccctttatcgatggaaccagcttgaatggcagacaacgagcagcctagtatggatgtggtctgcaccggtgcgtctaacaaagttgatga
This genomic window contains:
- the LOC100273130 gene encoding single myb histone 2, producing the protein MGVPKQRWTPEEEAALKAGVAKHGPGKWRTILRDSDFSALLRLRSNVDLKDKWRNLSVTAGGYGSREKARMALKKGRRVVPKLTAEPMDVDEKDMDNAHDTVIDVEPLAMAFEPLPFLESPDKSVARLDDLIVEAIRKLNEPSGSNKAVISGYIEDQYWPPADFQYLLSTKLKSLVNSGKLIKVNQKYRIAPSSSLGGISTKVSSSEGMNTENNNVKRLTKPQVVAELEKMKGMTREEAAAFAAKAVAEAEVAMAEAEEAARVAEAAENDAEAAKAFLDAVILSMRNRNAASMILRAC